Part of the Oncorhynchus kisutch isolate 150728-3 linkage group LG2, Okis_V2, whole genome shotgun sequence genome, aaaagggggaggcttgcaagccgaaggacaccatcccaaccgtgaagtatgggggtggcagcatcatgttgtgggggtggtttgctgcaggaggtactggtgcacttcacaaaatagatggcatcatgagggaggaatatgatgtggatatattgtagtaacatctcaagacatcagtcaggaagttaaagcttggtcgcaaatgggtcttccaaatggacaatgaccccaagcatacttccaaagttgtggcaaaatggcttaaggacaacaatgtcaaggtatcggagtggccatcacaaagccctgacctcaatcctatagagaatttgtaggcagaactgaagtgtgtgcgagcaagaaggcctacaaacctgactcagttacaccagctctgtcaggaagaatgggccaaaattcacccaacttattgtgggaagcttgtggaaggctacccgaaacgtttgaccaaagttgaacaatttaaagccaatgctaccaaatactaattgagtgtatgtaaacgtctgaccaactgggaatgtgatgaatgaaatcaaatctgaaataaatcattctctctactattatcctttcatttcacattcttaaaataaagtggtgatcctaactgacctaagacagggattttttacttggatcaaatgtcaggaatgataaaaatctgagtttaaatgtatttggctgaggtgtatgtaaacttctgacttcaactgtatatattacatGTATCATGGATATATTTCCATTTAATTCTGTGGGTAGGTCTGTCTCTGTTGAGGCTCAGAAGCACTATCCCTGTACCATAATCCAGTCATCTAAATGGATCATACTGGTTGTAATGTTGAGATTATACTTAGAACTaattgcgctctctctctctctctctacatctctctctctctccctgtctctctacatctctctctcgctctctcactctctctctctctcgctctacatatctctctctcactctctctctctgtctctctctctctctcactctctctctctctacatctctctctctccgtctctctacatctctctctctctctcgctctacatatctctctctctctacatctctccctctctctctctccctctctctctctcactctctctctctctacatctctctctctccgtctctctacatctctctctctcactctctctctctctacatctctctctctccgtctctctacatctctctctctcactctctctctctctacatctctctctctccgtctctctacatctctctctctctctctctctctctctctctctctctctctttctcactattTTTCTTTTCCTTGCTTTCTTTTCAATTGAATTTATTGGttatgggaaacacatgtttacattgccaaagcaagtgaaatagataataaaccaaagtgaaataaacaattaaacagtaacagtaaacattacattcacaaaagttccaaaataataacaacatttcaaatgtcatattatgtctatataccatgttgtaacgatgtgcaaatagttccccgaaaggggaaataaataaacataaatataggttgtatttacaatggtgtttgttcttcactggttgcccttttcttgtggcaacatgtcacaaatgttgctgctgtgatggcacactggaatttcacccagtggATATGgcagtttatcaaaattggatttgtttttgatttatttgtgggtctgtgtaatctgaggtaaatatgtgtctctaatatgttcatacatttggcagaaggttaggaagtgcagctcagtttccacctcattttgagggcagtgagcacatagcctgtcttctcttgagagccggGTCTGCCTTTGGCAGCCTttttcaatagcaaggctatgctcactgagtctgtacatcgtgaaagatttccttaatttttggtttgtcacagtggtcaggtattctgccactgtgtactctctgtttagggccaaatagcattctagtttgctcagtttttttgtaaattctttccaatgtgtcaagtaattatcttttttgttttctcatgattttctctctcttcatccccatCCCTCTCGGTcttcctgcccctctctctccctccctctatctatcccccCTATTCTCTaatctctcctttaccctccccCTCCCCCGTCCATGCATCTGTAGAACTCAAGCTCAGACACTAGGATCCAGTTGGACCTGGGGCTGTGGGATAAGTTCAGTGAGCTGGCCACCAAATGTATCATCAGGGTTGTGGAGTTTGCCAAACGGGTTCCTGGTTTCACCGGCCTGACTATAACTGACCAGATCACCCTCCTCAAAGCGGCCTGTCTGGACATTCtggtgagtggtgtgtgtgtgtgtactgtacgtttgtgtgtgtatactgtatgcgTCAGGggatgtatatatgtgtgtacgGCCACATCATCATCTCCAAAGCACATCTGGCACCTCATCAACTGGCCTGTGTGGAGTTCAGGAACGGTTCAGGCACTATAGACCTGCTGTTACATTGTCTATCAGCCACAGTGTGCTGTTTGGGGCAGACACTATGGATCTGCTGTCACATTGTCTCAGCATACGTTTGTGCTGAAGACAGACACAGTGGTGGTGGGTTCAGACACAGTGGTGGTGGGTTGTAACAGAGTGTTACCGCTGAAGGCATGTTTTATTCTCTTTCATCTCCTCATATCTTCTGGTTTTCATTGTCAACTCTGTGCTTCTCCAGCACCATCAAAGGTTAGTAGATTCTCACTAGCTGCACCATGGTGATTCACTCACGGCTCTATTTTCTCGACGGGAAATCTTTAATCTGAAATCAAAGCGTTATCATGTTTATTTTACATTACTGAGGTGGTTTCTAATGAGGCATGCAGGGATAATTACTGTGCAGATTGATGGTGATTTAGGTCGTTTGTGAAACTTGACTCAGTGCCTTGCTATGATGTAGCGTTATATGTTTTTTTAAGGAGTTTTGGAGGAGTTTTTAAGGAGActttcactatctctctctacctgatcTATCTATCTCTTTCTACCTGATCTatttttctctatctctctcgacCTGATCTGTCTATCTCTTTCTACCTGAtctatctttctctatctctctcgacctgatctgtctctcttcctctctctacctgatctgtctttctctctctctctacctgataTGTTTATCTCTCTCTACTTGATCTGtctttctttatctctttctACCTGATCTATttttctctatcactctctacctgATCTGTCTATCTCTTTCTACCTGATCTatctttccctatctctctctacctgatcTATCTATCTCTTTCTACCTGAtctatctttctctatctctctcgacctgatctgtctctctttctctatctctctctacctgatctgtctttctctatctctctctacctgatatgtttatctctctctacttgatctgtctttctctatctctcgaCGTGATCCTTTTTTCTTATGCAGACTAGATGTAGGTTTGTGTTTTACCTCTATACTTCTCTTGCTTTTTTTGACTGAACTGTCTTTCATGTCTTTGTATTTTAATTTCCATCCCACTCTTCTTGAACATGCATCTCACCATTGCCTTTTtctatactgactatactgttcCTTTCTGTACTCTCTATACTACCCCTTATGTCTCCTGTAGATTCTGCGGATCTGTACAAGGTACACTCCTGACCAGGACACTATGACCTTCTCAGACGGGCTGACCTTGACCCGTACACAGATCCACAACGCTGGCTTTGGCCCGCTCACAGACCAGGTGTTCACCTTCGCTGGCCAGCTGCTGCCCTTGGAGATGGATGACACAGAAAGTGGCCTCCTCAGCGCCATCTGCCTGGTGTCTGGAGGTACTGCAACTATCCATAGCTTCAGTACAGGCAGAAAGTTTTTATAAAAcaatcttttttttgttttatgAATGGATGTACTTTTAGTACATTTATTTGAAACTATTTACTCTAATAAATTGACCTCACTGTCGTTTTTGTGTATAGACGTTTCTGTGGGTGTAGTTAAATTAtacatatatcaaatcaaatcaacttttattggtcacatacacatggttagcggatgttaatgtgagtgcagcgaaatgcttgtgcttctagttctgaccatgcagtaatatctaacaagtaatctaacaaattcacaaccactacctaatacacacaagtgtaaaggaatgaataagaatatgtacatataaatatatggatgagcgatggccgtgcggcataggcatgatgcagtagatggtatagagtacagtgtatacatatgagatgagtaatgtagggtatgtaaacattatataaagtggcattatttaaagtgactagtgatacatttattacatccatttatttaagtggccagagatttgagtcagtatgttagcagcagccactcaatgttagtgatggctgtttaacagtctggtggccttgagatagaagttgtttttcagtctctcggtccctgctttgatgcacctgtactgacctcgccttctgtatgatagcggggtgaacaggcagtggctcgggtggtggttgtccttgatgatctttatggccttcctgtgacattgggtggtgtaggtgtcttggagggcaggtagtttgcccccggtgatgcgttgtgcagaccgcactaccctctggagagccttgcggttgaatgcggtgcagttgccgtaccaggcggtgatgcagcccgacaggatgctctcaattgtgcatctgtaaaggtttgtgagtgttttaggttacaggccaaatttcttctgcctcctgaggttgaagaggcgctgttgttcttcaccacgctgtctgtgtggttggaccatttcagtttcagCTTCACTACTGTgccgtcaatgtggatgggggggtgctccctctgctgtttcctgaagtacaTGATCTCCTTTGTTTTTTTGACGTTGTTTGAGAGGTTagtttcctgacaccacactctccgagccctcacctcctccctgtaggtcgtcttgtcgttgttggtaatcaagcctaccactgtaatgtcgtctgcaaacttgatgattgagttggaagcgtgcatggccacgcagtcatgggtgaacagggagtacaggaggggactgagaacgcacccttgtggggccccagtgttgaggatcagcgggatggagatgttgttacctaccctcaccacctgggggcgccaTGTCAGAAGTCCAggtcccagttgcacagggcggggtcgagacccaggggctcaagcttaatgacgagtttggatgGTACTATGGCGTTAAATTCTGAGctataatcaatgaacagcattcttacataggtattcctctagataggatagggcagtgtgatggcgattgcatcgtcaatggacctattggggaggtaagcaaattggagtagatctagggtatcaggtagggtggaggtgatttgatccttgactagtctctcaaagtgcttcatgatgacagaagtgagtacaacggggcgatagtcatttagttcagttaccttagattTCTTGTGTTGTCACACAAACTAGATATGAGCTGAATTAGCAGATGAATGATGTGTCGGTGTCACACTGACAATGTCTCTCCTGTGTCAGATCGCCAGGACCTGGAGGAGCCGTCTAAGGTGGAGGTCCTGCAAGAGCCCTTACTGGAGGCCTTGAAGATCTACTCCCGTAAACGCCGGCCCAGCATGCCCCTCATGTTCCCCAAGGTCCTCATGAAGATAACCGACCTGCGCAGCATCAGCGCCAAAGGTTAGAGGTCAACTCCCTATCGGCCATGACACTTACTTTGACCTTAAGTCTGTTGGCTTGGCTTCATGACTGTTATAACCAGGTGTTATGGCATATTGTGATTTTACAACACCAGTGCACATCCAACCACATCCAACGCTAATTGAAGGATGTAGTGTAAAGAGAGAAGTATTAAATCAGGGGTGACCTGTGGATGTCGGTGTGGGCAACAAGCCTAGTCAGTGTAAAAACCCTTTCAGACATGCTGGGTGGAGGTGGGTTAAATAGGAACAAATAAAGGAAATGTGCCTCTCATGAGAGTGAAAGAGTTAAGAAACACTTCTACTACTCTATAAAGTGTCATTTACATGTTCCATTCTAATTACACAGGAGCTGAGCGAGTGGTGACGTTGAAGATGGAGATCCCAGGTTCCATGCCTCCTCTTATCcaggagatgctggaggagatGGAGAACCTGGAGAAGCAGAAGCATTCtgaggaggagcagagagcagacaagaacatcacacccacacacacacactctccatgtCCACACAGTACATAGACACCAGCCTGTTTGCTTGAAAACCTTACTAAAATGAAAAATATACCTCCAATGGGATGTCCCGGAAAGGAAATGATGAGGATGGTCAAACGTGAACAATACCAGTGAAAACAGTGTATTCAGAGTTATATAAAGGGAATTGTAAATAGAATCACGCCACAGTACTTAGTTGTGACGTACATACAGAGAGCAAAGAGAATACTCATAACTGGACGTGACTGGAGATATAACAGGACCAGCCTGTGTGTTGGTCAGTATCATAAGGTGCTTAGAAGATGGTTtaaatacatacagtgcattgcaGTACTAGAGAGTAGCTTAACATATTAACCTCACACAGAGAGCCTTTCTATACGGATGGGAGTGGAATTCATGTGAATTGTGACTAGACATTCCATTGTGGTGCGACACAGGGGCAAGGTATGACAATATGCATGATATGGATTCAGTTTAACTCTCAAAAAGGGATGCATTTTTCGGAGGTTATTACTGGGTGTGTGTAGGTCACAAATGTACGAGAGATTTTAAAACAGGTACCTACTCTAAAGTAAGGGGGTTCACGTTTCCATTATTTAAAGTCTTGCATGATTGGCTTTGTTAAGTAAGTGCTATTACTCTCACCGTGTCAACATATATTCTTCATACCATTGTATGGTTATGTTTATCTCTATGATGAACGGCATGGTGCTTTTTTGTGATATCGATTATATTCCTATTTCAGAtagttattggtctattaaagtCTTGGAACTATATATACCCTGGGTGTGTCCGATTCATTTTGTTTTTAAAAATCTTGACAGGAGCCAATACTTCATACAAAGGTTGATACTGCCCCGTGTGGTCTTTGTAGAGAATTACACTCATTACTGTATAAACACAATAACGATATGAAATATTCAAGAGTGGCTCAATAATCTAAAGCCAGACATACAAAACAGGGTTCTCCACAGCAATAGATTTATTTCCCATGTAATGGAAATACATGCAAGAGTTTCTATTAACACACAGACCTGAGTACACGAATACCGGTCTGTTAAAAGTTAAACGTAGGTAGAAAGTGCATCGATCTTCATCTGAGATTTCCTCAAAGCATAGCTGTTGAGAAACAAATTAAAATGTACAATTAATAACATTTAACATAGAATACCATCTGGAAGTAGACTACTTAACTGTGCAAAAGTCCTCAACAACAACATGCCGTCTGATGTGTGATTCTGCAATTTAATACTAGAGATAAAGCAGTAAAATCCTTATCCTGAGTCTACTTAGAGTTAAAGAAAGTGTAacctgagcgagagagagagagatcacaaaaTAATCACCCAACAGTACCCCACTGAGAAAGACCCTAGAAACGGTATAGATTTGTAGATATGATCAATGCATGAGTACATTAGCTCAGTGCAAACACAAAAAGGAAAAACTCCAAGTAACCATACAGTTTCAACGTCTTAGGCCATAAATAGTCTAATATGCATATGTTATAGAGAAGTATGAATGCTTTCTTTGGCCCGAAATCAGTACTCTGACCCTATTTGTCTCTGTTTGAGCCTGTTGTGAAACACTTCCCCTT contains:
- the LOC109909033 gene encoding retinoic acid receptor beta-like isoform X4 — protein: MFDYMDFLAVGPGETLDFYTASPCMLQEPSQTACFTGLTETDWQVHRVAQSVETQSSSSEDLFASPLSPLPPPRTYKPCFVCQDKSSGYHYGVSACEGCKGFFRRSVQKNMVYTCHRDSNCIINKITRNRCQYCRLQRCFAAGMSRESVRNDRSKRKEKKETPKMTIIETYELTAELGCIVEKICRAHRETFPSLCQLGKYTTNSSSDTRIQLDLGLWDKFSELATKCIIRVVEFAKRVPGFTGLTITDQITLLKAACLDILILRICTRYTPDQDTMTFSDGLTLTRTQIHNAGFGPLTDQVFTFAGQLLPLEMDDTESGLLSAICLVSGDRQDLEEPSKVEVLQEPLLEALKIYSRKRRPSMPLMFPKVLMKITDLRSISAKGAERVVTLKMEIPGSMPPLIQEMLEEMENLEKQKHSEEEQRADKNITPTHTHSPCPHST
- the LOC109909033 gene encoding retinoic acid receptor beta-like isoform X3, with product MFDYMDFLAVGPGETLDFYTASPCMLQEPSQTACFTGLTETDWQVHRVAQSAVETQSSSSEDLFASPLSPLPPPRTYKPCFVCQDKSSGYHYGVSACEGCKGFFRRSVQKNMVYTCHRDSNCIINKITRNRCQYCRLQRCFAAGMSRESVRNDRSKRKEKKETPKMTIIETYELTAELGCIVEKICRAHRETFPSLCQLGKYTTNSSSDTRIQLDLGLWDKFSELATKCIIRVVEFAKRVPGFTGLTITDQITLLKAACLDILILRICTRYTPDQDTMTFSDGLTLTRTQIHNAGFGPLTDQVFTFAGQLLPLEMDDTESGLLSAICLVSGDRQDLEEPSKVEVLQEPLLEALKIYSRKRRPSMPLMFPKVLMKITDLRSISAKGAERVVTLKMEIPGSMPPLIQEMLEEMENLEKQKHSEEEQRADKNITPTHTHSPCPHST
- the LOC109909033 gene encoding retinoic acid receptor beta-like isoform X2 gives rise to the protein MFDYMDFLAVGPGETLDFYTASPCMLQEPSQTACFTGLTETDWQVHRVAQSVETQSSSSEDLFASPLSPLPPPRTYKPCFVCQDKSSGYHYGVSACEGCKGFFRRSVQKNMVYTCHRDSNCIINKITRNRCQYCRLQRCFAAGMSRECVAHKGNHTRAVRNDRSKRKEKKETPKMTIIETYELTAELGCIVEKICRAHRETFPSLCQLGKYTTNSSSDTRIQLDLGLWDKFSELATKCIIRVVEFAKRVPGFTGLTITDQITLLKAACLDILILRICTRYTPDQDTMTFSDGLTLTRTQIHNAGFGPLTDQVFTFAGQLLPLEMDDTESGLLSAICLVSGDRQDLEEPSKVEVLQEPLLEALKIYSRKRRPSMPLMFPKVLMKITDLRSISAKGAERVVTLKMEIPGSMPPLIQEMLEEMENLEKQKHSEEEQRADKNITPTHTHSPCPHST
- the LOC109909033 gene encoding retinoic acid receptor beta-like isoform X1 translates to MFDYMDFLAVGPGETLDFYTASPCMLQEPSQTACFTGLTETDWQVHRVAQSAVETQSSSSEDLFASPLSPLPPPRTYKPCFVCQDKSSGYHYGVSACEGCKGFFRRSVQKNMVYTCHRDSNCIINKITRNRCQYCRLQRCFAAGMSRECVAHKGNHTRAVRNDRSKRKEKKETPKMTIIETYELTAELGCIVEKICRAHRETFPSLCQLGKYTTNSSSDTRIQLDLGLWDKFSELATKCIIRVVEFAKRVPGFTGLTITDQITLLKAACLDILILRICTRYTPDQDTMTFSDGLTLTRTQIHNAGFGPLTDQVFTFAGQLLPLEMDDTESGLLSAICLVSGDRQDLEEPSKVEVLQEPLLEALKIYSRKRRPSMPLMFPKVLMKITDLRSISAKGAERVVTLKMEIPGSMPPLIQEMLEEMENLEKQKHSEEEQRADKNITPTHTHSPCPHST